The Populus nigra chromosome 14, ddPopNigr1.1, whole genome shotgun sequence genome has a segment encoding these proteins:
- the LOC133672870 gene encoding uncharacterized protein LOC133672870, giving the protein MRKLCPNIDREDGLETVLEIPIPEEMYTNMGSNAELRWQNMLTWMRAQTSEKLSQPVIAARINELRFLLYMVGSPLIPLQVQVGHSVHKPVKDCSIQASTAKYIVQQYIAATGGQAALNAVHSMCVTGEVKIKASEFHEGEQTINVKGSEETGGFVLWQKDPDLWMLELLVSGCKMICGSNGKISWRHSSNQRKPISKGPPRPLRRFLQGLDPRSTANLFIDATCIGEKLIKDEDCFILKLETSPAIREAQSGPNYEIIHHTMWGYFSQRSGLLIQFEDSRLIGLRTKDGEDIFWETSAESIMDDYRYVDGVNIAHSGQTRVTVFRYGEQSANHKREMEEHWKIDEVDFNIWGLTTEQFLPPSDLEL; this is encoded by the exons ATGAGGAAACTCTGTCCAAATATTGATAGAGAAGATGGCCTTGAGACTGTTCTTGAGATCCCAATACCGGAAGAAATGTACACTAACATGGGTAGCAATGCCGAATTACGCTGGCAAAATATGCTTACATGGATGAGGGCTCAAACTTCCGAAAAATTGTCACAACCGGTCATTGCAGCGCGAATTAATGAGCTAAGATTCCTTCTTTACATGGTTGGATCTCCTCTTATTCCTCTTCAAGTGCAAGTTGGCCATTCGGTTCACAAACCTGTCAAAGATTGTTCAATT CAAGCTTCAACAGCCAAATATATTGTGCAACAATACATTGCAGCTACAGGAGGACAAGCAGCATTAAACGCAGTGCACAGCATGTGCGTAACTGGTGAGGTGAAAATTAAGGCATCAGAATTTCATGAAGGAGAGCAGACCATAAACGTGAAAGGCAGCGAGGAAACAGGTGGATTTGTGCTTTGGCAGAAAGATCCGGACTTGTGGATGTTAGAGCTTCTTGTGTCAGGATGTAAGATGATATGTGGAAGCAATGGCAAGATCTCATGGAGGCATTCTTCTAATCAACGAAAGCCGATTTCAAAGGGTCCTCCTAGACCCTTGCGCCGATTCTTGCAG GGATTGGATCCCAGGTCCACAGCAAACTTATTTATAGATGCAACCTGCATTGGAGAGAAACTAATAAAAGATGAGGACTGCTTTATACTCAAGCTAGAGACAAGTCCGGCAATTCGGGAGGCGCAAAGTGGTCCTAACTACGAGATAATTCACCATACAATGTGGGGATACTTTAGCCAGAGGTCAGGCCTCTTGATTCAATTTGAGGACTCAAGGCTGATAGGATTGAGAACGAAAGACGGTGAGGATATATTTTGGGAGACGAGCGCAGAATCGATAATGGATGATTATAGGTACGTCGACGGTGTCAACATAGCACATAGTGGTCAGACTCGTGTCACGGTCTTCAGATACGGAGAGCAATCTGCAAACCACAAGAGAGAAATGGAAGAACACTGGAAGATTGATGAGGTAGATTTTAACATATGGGGTTTGACAACAGAGCAGTTTCTACCTCCTTCAGACCTTGAATTATGA
- the LOC133673464 gene encoding probable polyol transporter 3, with amino-acid sequence MVSIEGGGGQNQQKLNMYAAGCAIVASMISIIFGYDTGVMSGAMIFIKDELKIHDTEVEILAGILNICALFGSLLAGRTSDYIGRRYTIFAASIIFMLGSVLMGYAPNYGVLMTGRCIAGIGVGFALMIAPVYSAEVSSPSYRGFLTCLPELGISIGVLLGYISNVAFGGLSLKLGWRIMLGIAAIPSLALAFGILKMPESPRWLVMQGRLGEAKKILRRVSNSEEEAETRLRDIKEVAGIDVNCNDDFVKPDPLKKTHGEGVWKELIIRPTPAVRWILIAAVGIHFFEHAVGIEAVILYSPRIFKKAGIVGKEKLLRASVGVGLTKFVFVFISTFLVDRVGRRRLLLVSTAGIIAALAVLGTCLTIVEHHHGGQLVWALSLCIISTYTFVAFFNIGLAPVTWVYSSEIFPLKLRAQGYSIGVAVNRLMNATISMSFISLYEAITIGGAFFLFAGIAVLAWFFFYFLFPETKGRSLEDIEELFSKGISGRAEAVKSDM; translated from the coding sequence acACTGGAGTAATGAGTGGAGCCATGATATTCATAAAAGATGAACTGAAAATCCATGACACGGAAGTGGAAATCCTTGCCGGAATCTTAAACATATGTGCCCTGTTCGGTTCTCTTCTTGCTGGAAGAACTTCTGATTATATTGGCAGGCGGTACACAATTTTTGCAGCCAGCATCATCTTCATGCTTGGTTCAGTCCTGATGGGGTACGCTCCGAATTATGGTGTCCTGATGACAGGGAGATGCATTGCTGGGATTGGTGTAGGCTTTGCTCTGATGATTGCTCCTGTATATTCGGCAGAAGTTTCATCGCCATCGTACCGAGGCTTTTTGACATGTCTACCGGAGCTTGGAATAAGTATTGGTGTTTTACTTGGCTACATATCGAATGTTGCTTTCGGAGGATTGAGCCTGAAGCTTGGTTGGAGGATAATGCTTGGTATTGCAGCTATACCTTCACTCGCCTTGGCCTTTGGCATCCTAAAAATGCCAGAGTCTCCAAGGTGGTTAGTAATGCAAGGTCGTTTAGGAGAAGCCAAGAAAATCTTGCGCAGAGTATCCAACTCCGAAGAAGAAGCTGAAACCCGTCTTCGCGACATAAAAGAAGTAGCTGGGATTGATGTGAATTGCAACGATGACTTTGTCAAGCCCGATCCCCTGAAGAAAACTCACGGGGAAGGGGTTTGGAAAGAGCTAATTATAAGGCCAACACCAGCAGTCCGTTGGATACTGATCGCCGCGGTCGGAATCCATTTCTTTGAGCATGCAGTTGGAATTGAAGCAGTTATTTTATACAGTCCTAGAATCTTTAAGAAAGCCGGTATAGTTGGCAAGGAAAAGCTCTTGCGTGCAAGTGTTGGCGTGGGGCTTACAAAGTTCGTATTTGTATTCATTTCCACTTTCTTGGTGGATAGAGTGGGGAGAAGGCGCCTTCTTCTTGTTAGCACAGCAGGTATCATAGCAGCCCTGGCAGTATTAGGAACTTGCTTGACTATAGTGGAGCATCACCATGGAGGGCAGCTGGTGTGGGCGCTCAGCCTTTGCATTATTTCTACTTATACGTTTGTAGCTTTCTTTAATATTGGACTTGCACCTGTGACATGGGTGTACAGCTCGGAGATATTCCCCCTGAAGCTAAGAGCACAAGGGTATAGCATTGGGGTTGCTGTGAATAGACTCATGAATGCCACTATTTCCATGAGTTTTATTTCGCTCTATGAAGCAATCACCATTGGAGGAGCCTTCTTCTTGTTTGCTGGCATCGCTGTGCTTGCCtggtttttcttctatttccTATTCCCAGAGACCAAAGGAAGGTCCTTGGAAGACATAGAAGAGCTGTTTAGCAAGGGTATAAGTGGTAGAGCTGAGGCTGTAAAGAGTGATATGTAG